The stretch of DNA ATTGACGATCACCGGCGCATCGCAAAAGTTTCCGGCGTGATTGGGTCCGCCGTGGTGATCCAATACCATGTTCCAATCGATCCATCCGACCGTACCGCTGTTTAAGTCGCCCATGATATTGTGGGCATAGATTTCACCGCGATCCCATTGACCCAGTTTCACGCCGTTTTCAATGCATCCCTCGGTGAAAATCAATTTTTTCGACGGGAACTCGCGGTAGGTCTTTTCCACATTGACAAATTGAGCGCCGGAATACCAATGAAAGCCGATACCCCAGATATATTTTGCCGCCTCCGGATTGGACAGGGTCCTTTTCGCCCGGTCATAGAGCAGATCCCGGTTATGGTCCCAGATCAAAATCTTTTTATCGCCCAAACCTTCTTTTTGAAGCAGCGGTCCTAAATGATTCGCGATGAAATCCGCTTCCGCTTCGGCCGAGTAGATACAGGAATCCCAGGTCTGCGTGGCCAAAGGTTCATTTTGGACGGAGACCCCCCAAATAGGTATCCCTTCCTTTTCATATTCCCGGATGAATTTCATAAAAAATCGGGCCCAGGTATCCCGGTATTCCGGTAGGAGACTGCCGCCGTGATTCATGGTGCCGTTCGTTTTCATCCAGGCGGGAGGGCTCCAAGGTGAAACCAACAGATCAATGGGACCGCCTGCCACCGCCATGGCAGCTTTAATCCAAGGG from Hydrogenispora ethanolica encodes:
- a CDS encoding glycoside hydrolase family 30 protein, giving the protein MHVRIDPSEQYQSLLGFGGAFTEAGAHVLSQISAEKRNMIIDRYFASDSGINYRLCRVHMNSCDFSLGNYSCDDSAGDTELQHFQIARDRKHLIPWIKAAMAVAGGPIDLLVSPWSPPAWMKTNGTMNHGGSLLPEYRDTWARFFMKFIREYEKEGIPIWGVSVQNEPLATQTWDSCIYSAEAEADFIANHLGPLLQKEGLGDKKILIWDHNRDLLYDRAKRTLSNPEAAKYIWGIGFHWYSGAQFVNVEKTYREFPSKKLIFTEGCIENGVKLGQWDRGEIYAHNIMGDLNSGTVGWIDWNMVLDHHGGPNHAGNFCDAPVIVNTDTGEVFFQSSYYYMGHFSKFIERGARRIGCLMDGAYLELTAFLNPNGVIVVVALNRTGEERQFTLEILGERFTVLSPGHSIQTILLD